A genome region from Chelonia mydas isolate rCheMyd1 chromosome 12, rCheMyd1.pri.v2, whole genome shotgun sequence includes the following:
- the SPATA2L gene encoding spermatogenesis-associated protein 2-like protein produces the protein MGSSALVQQEYRKCLERDFRRGHTGVCTDLALWDLLWQRLLEDPELHCTLRNDVFATLASSLQGWDDLPLALRGLARAFEVLELAAVNLHLLPWRKEFSTIKMFSGVYVHSLQAALSDSVIAKSFHRMGYVKRDDHHLVVSHPPPGAELLQAACGFFAARVECEILGEILRQLGPCPVSAEDLLQVRRGARDLHDCVEKLKRLVRWPKGREPRAKAAPGSAESIDLYGDELKSPEAANLYSAPLGARLQSSPWGLSSQELHRPSIWEQNSNLWSEAVGVPCPEDLGGNEGRIWDNGGASKSGQEQPYRNGPNSEAAAFSFISLRRELSRISDSVSPENVESTNPALSSPSDTAVLEPHGAASCLMPRSAGKVMPLECRAASIWPKAAESPWELPPAAPWLESSEREVLESPCYQLHSCLIRGALPSYCCATCCLLHASGCDAMQTCRSSHCMEELQSEKQKLLWLKRTEVDMLLNEGSGARP, from the exons ATGGGCTCCAGCGCCCTGGTGCAGCAGGAGTACAGGAAGTGTCTGGAGAGGGATTTCCGAAGGGGCCACACTGGGGTCTGCACTGACCTGGCCCTGTGGGATTTGCTGTGGCAGCGCCTGCTGGAGGATCCGGAGCTGCACTGCACCCTGCGGAACGACGTCTTTGCCACGCTCGCCAGCAGCCTTCAGGGATGGGACGACTTGCCCTTGGCACTCAGGGGGCTGGCCAGGGCCTTTGAGGTCCTTGAGCTGGCAGCTGTCAATCTACACCTGCTCCCTTGGCGCAAGGAGTTCAGCACAATCAAG ATGTTCTCGGGGGTGTACGTGCACTCCCTACAGGCAGCGCTGTCAGACAGTGTCATCGCAAAGAGCTTCCACAGGATGGGATATGTGAAGAGAGATGACCATCACCTCGTGgtgtcccacccacccccgggaGCTGAGCTTCTCCAAGCTGCCTGTGGCTTCTTTGCAGCAAGGGTGGAGTGTGAGATCCTGGGGGAGATCCTACGGCAGCTCGGGCCATGCCCAGTGTCTGCTGAAGACCTGCTACAGGTGCGAAGGGGCGCCAGGGACCTGCATGACTGTGTGGAGAAGCTGAAGAGACTTGTTAGATGGCCGAAAGGCAGAGAGCCCAGAGCCAAGGCGGCTCCTGGCAGTGCTGAAAGCATTGATCTCTATGGGGATGAGCTGAAAAGCCCAGAGGCTGCGAATCTATACAGTGCCCCCTTGGGAGCCAGGTTGCAATCATCCCCATGGGGTTTGTCCTCCCAGGAGCTACATAGGCCTTCCATCTGGGAACAGAACTCCAACCTGTGGAGTGAGGCTGTTGGAGTACCTTGTCCTGAGGATCTcgggggaaatgagggaaggaTCTGGGACAACGGGGGGGCTAGCAAGTCCGGCCAGGAGCAGCCTTATAGAAATGGGCCCAACTCAGAGGCTGCTGCCTTCTCTTTTATCTCCTTAAGACGGGAGCTTAGCAGGATCAGTGACTCAGTCTCTCCTGAGAATGTGGAGAGCACAAATCCTGCTCTGAGCTCCCCTTCTGACACTGCAGTGCTCGAGCCACACGGGGCAGCAAGCTGCCTAATGCCCCGCTCTGCTGGCAAGGTTATGCCCTTGGAGTGCAGAGCTGCCAGCATCTGGCCAAAGGCTGCAGAGAGCCCATGGGAGCTACCGCCTGCTGCCCCATGGCTAGAGAGCAGCGAAAGGGAGGTGCTAGAGTCACCGTGCTACCAGCTGCATTCATGCCTGATCCGAGGTGCTCTCCCTTCCTACTGCTGTGCCACATGCTGCCTGCTCCATGCCAGCGGCTGCGATGCCATGCAGACCTGCAGGAGTAGCCACTGCATGGAGGAACTGCAGAGCGAGAAGCAGAAGCTCCTGTGGTTAAAGAGGACCGAGGTGGACATGCTGCTGAACGAAGGCTCTGGGGCTCGGCCCTAG
- the LOC102931005 gene encoding uncharacterized protein LOC102931005 isoform X1 has protein sequence MHLPYLFPCRGAATARLVAALLWLCRYLAGMSASDRVVVVLGGAGTVGSGIVKSLLERGFQVAVVSRDGARLEKLRSFVPAPARDRLHTLVGDVGSEEGAEATKGALLKSVGKVTDVVSSLGFSWWQGGPPHTQTLQELHWVLETLLLSTFTSWKAFFPLVKENPSGSYTFITGGAGERLLMPGTGFLTLGAAGALAFCRVVREEYPDVPCKLNEVKIDMGVATPERLRPGYVSHLEVGEAVASLVEKGSVSHAVLCASSPADLKTLTLEGKI, from the exons aTGCACCTTCCCTACTTATTTCCTTGCCGGGGAGCAGCCACAGCCCGGTTGGTGGCTGCCCTGCTGTGGCTCTGTCGATACCTCGCCGGGATGTCTGCCTCGGACAGAGTGGTCGTGGTGCTTGGGGGGGCTGGCACGGTGGGATCCGGGATAGTGAAGTCACTGCTGGAGAGAG GTTTCCAAGTCGCTGTTGTCTCCCGCGATGGAGCCAGGCTGGAGAAACTGAGAAGCTTTGTGCCGGCGCCAGCCCGTGACCGTCTGCACACGCTCGTCGGGGACGTGG GGTCCGAGGAGGGAGCGGAGGCCACCAAGGGAGCCCTGCTGAAGAGCGTCGGGAAGGTCACGGATGTGGTGTCGTCGCTGGGCTTCAGCTGGTGGCAGGGAGGGCCTCCCCACACTCAGACGCTGCAGGAGCTCCACTGG GTCCTGGAAACGCTGCTGCTGAGCACCTTCACGTCCTGGAAAGCATTCTTCCCTCTGGTCAAGGAGAATCCCAGCGGCTCCTACACCTTCATCACAG GAGGGGCTGGTGAGCGTCTCCTCATGCCAGGCACCGGGTTCCTGACACTGGGGGCCGCGGGCGCACTGGCCTTCTGCCGGGTGGTCCGGGAGGAGTACCCAGACGTGCCCTGCAAGCTGAACGAG GTGAAGATTGACATGGGGGTGGCAACCCCGGAGCGTTTGCGCCCCGGCTACGTGAGTCACCTGGAGGTGGGCGAGGCAGTGGCCTCCCTGGTCGAGAAGGGGAGCGTCTCCCACGCGGTGCTGTGCGCCAGCTCGCCAGCTGACCTGAAGACCCTGACCCTAGAAGGGAAGATCTGA
- the LOC102931005 gene encoding uncharacterized protein LOC102931005 isoform X2 has translation MSASDRVVVVLGGAGTVGSGIVKSLLERGFQVAVVSRDGARLEKLRSFVPAPARDRLHTLVGDVGSEEGAEATKGALLKSVGKVTDVVSSLGFSWWQGGPPHTQTLQELHWVLETLLLSTFTSWKAFFPLVKENPSGSYTFITGGAGERLLMPGTGFLTLGAAGALAFCRVVREEYPDVPCKLNEVKIDMGVATPERLRPGYVSHLEVGEAVASLVEKGSVSHAVLCASSPADLKTLTLEGKI, from the exons ATGTCTGCCTCGGACAGAGTGGTCGTGGTGCTTGGGGGGGCTGGCACGGTGGGATCCGGGATAGTGAAGTCACTGCTGGAGAGAG GTTTCCAAGTCGCTGTTGTCTCCCGCGATGGAGCCAGGCTGGAGAAACTGAGAAGCTTTGTGCCGGCGCCAGCCCGTGACCGTCTGCACACGCTCGTCGGGGACGTGG GGTCCGAGGAGGGAGCGGAGGCCACCAAGGGAGCCCTGCTGAAGAGCGTCGGGAAGGTCACGGATGTGGTGTCGTCGCTGGGCTTCAGCTGGTGGCAGGGAGGGCCTCCCCACACTCAGACGCTGCAGGAGCTCCACTGG GTCCTGGAAACGCTGCTGCTGAGCACCTTCACGTCCTGGAAAGCATTCTTCCCTCTGGTCAAGGAGAATCCCAGCGGCTCCTACACCTTCATCACAG GAGGGGCTGGTGAGCGTCTCCTCATGCCAGGCACCGGGTTCCTGACACTGGGGGCCGCGGGCGCACTGGCCTTCTGCCGGGTGGTCCGGGAGGAGTACCCAGACGTGCCCTGCAAGCTGAACGAG GTGAAGATTGACATGGGGGTGGCAACCCCGGAGCGTTTGCGCCCCGGCTACGTGAGTCACCTGGAGGTGGGCGAGGCAGTGGCCTCCCTGGTCGAGAAGGGGAGCGTCTCCCACGCGGTGCTGTGCGCCAGCTCGCCAGCTGACCTGAAGACCCTGACCCTAGAAGGGAAGATCTGA